A section of the Perognathus longimembris pacificus isolate PPM17 chromosome 7, ASM2315922v1, whole genome shotgun sequence genome encodes:
- the LOC125354432 gene encoding coiled-coil domain-containing protein 27-like, whose protein sequence is MLIRVPGPECRKQTRVSPHHQPFRHRPSFPWPLTWLCRTWKAAEDSPGQHGLPLTPTTRLGASPASWVHYLVPIPAFKPTPSTSSEQNGGEFDLLCFHGDICDATLLLHPRRRGPSKPVHSGPARTSGPGSRSRRGRSAVLGSMGLHGALSWQKEKAPSFRTSFPMLPSKGSVSERHSLSLHPIAKGMRVLQSVATRDSHDPEGKQWGGLHRSAQVIKRYYSKMDIPSPTGFVSKMEELRKVFLMRPGCPQFSTKATSMSYLGKSHASATCHPEALSSGWDFHGALGPRPAFRGAPGAALHTGAQRELHRVEQGKEMVGAPRSFRKEALKAYNGPPGPGPHRPDEKRRPWGPSVPGLRSRGSPSRSVHRTLPLLYSGSSRRQQEVGTRAFVQATSEYVLGLWAAPAYRRLLSRLGDSSDSMVTLPMVVCASSPAWRGAEEPLPDTRGSNMNEDGPPLKFSRSACELGYRQREAEGPSLSRSLSFIPTAFLVTPKRRLPWYISVIHEKDHSLFMMGKKIQRLAELEAQVQRKDQEIQVLRREREVLKKQLKSLLRSRSQELPMAFLNRVSRRPRAEWSVGQLGVLKNIYKDEEEMRHWIQMQEAFATMEPAQEQQLELGSVEEEKGLEEPAQASAKGSAGRAGVPVYKDAEEEEEEEEDGGGWELREEDEHPVRKLYSLTDSFEEELLAQLEEYERMLLDFQKELELTRTRHSLAVGAITSLHRQIDFQESQLRKVNMENEMLKRELRERKQQLQAMSDKFSNLREDKKHLEMMGLIERENLILRQKVVNLERDMVERNLAISQLDSRVAELQAQVDQSQDHLQRRKQLQEDLQLRNEMTQQAEQQARVALESAQSRLERLRNKVIQAAFSASGTKATTEISDNSILETLQKIISERNEFYNQLKQKGVKVPPLQPSDSSLPTKVKKVTSK, encoded by the exons ATGCTCATCCGGGTCCCCGGGCCCGAGTGCCGCAAGCAGACGCGGGTGAGCCCACACCACCAGCCCTTTCGTCACCGGCCCTCATTCCCGTGGCCACTCACTTGGCTCTGTAGAACCTGGAAGGCAGCAGAGGACTCCCCAGGCCAACACGGCCTGCCGCTCACCCCCACCACCCGACTTGGGGCGTCTCCTGCTTCCTGGGTGCATTATCTGGTGCCAATACCAGCATTTAAACCCACCCCAAGCACATCCTCCGAAC aaaatggaggagaatttgacctgctctgtttccatggaGACATCTGTGATGCCACATTGCTCCTGCATCCCAGGAGAAGGGGGCCGTCGAAGCCGGTCCACTCTGGCCCGGCCCGGACCTCGGGTCCCGGCTCCAGGTCCCGGCGGGGCCGCAGCGCGGTCCTGGGGAGCATGGGCCTGCACGGAGCGCTCAGCTGGCAAAAGGAGAAAGCCCCGTCTTTCCGAACTTCCTTCCCGATGCTGCCCAGCAAGGGCAGCGTCTCCGAGAGGCACAGTCTCTCCCTGCACCCCATCGCTAAGGGCATGCGCGTTCTCCAGAGCGTGGCCACGCGGGACTCCCACGACCCGGAAGGGAAGCAGTGGGGGGGCCTCCACAGGTCGGCTCAGGTCATCAAGCGCTACTACTCCAAGATG gacattcccagccccaccggCTTCGTGTCCAAAATGGAGGAACTGAGGAAAGTGTTCCTCATGCGGCCTGGATGCCCCCAGTTCAGTACCAAAGCCACTTCCATGTCATACTTGGGTAAGAGTCACGCCAGCGCCACCTGCCACCCGGAAGCCCTCAGCTCCGGCTGGGACTTCCACGGGGCCCTCGGCCCCCGCCCAGCCTTCCGGGGGGCTCCAGGAGCCGCTCTGCACACAGGCGCGCAGCGGGAGCTGCA CCGTGTAGAGCAGGGGAAGGAGATGGTTGGAGCTCCTAGAAGCTTCAGGAAAGAGGCCCTTAAGGCCTACAATGGCCCA CCCGGCCCCGGGCCACACCGTCCTGATGAGAAGCGGCGTCCCTGGGGGCCGTCGGTGCCCGGCCTGAGGTCGAGGGGTTCTCCATCGCGTTCTGTCCATCGGACGCTGCCACTGCTCTACTCAGGCAGTTCACGGCGGCAGCAGGAGGTTGGAACTCGTGCTTTCGTTCAGGCCACTTCTGAATACGTCCTTGGACTGTGGGCCGCACCCGCCTACCGACGCCTTCTGAGTCGTTTGGGCGACA GCTCGGACAGCATGGTCACTCTGCCCATGGTCGTGTGTGCCAGCTCCCCAGCCTGGAGGGGGGCTGAGGAGCCTCTCCCGGACACTCGGGGCTCCAACATGAACGAGGATG GGCCCCCCCTCAAGTTCAGCAGGAGCGCCTGCGAGCTCGGCTACCGGCAGAGGGAGGCCGAGGGCCCCAGCCTGAGCCGCAGCCTCAGCTTCATCCCCACGGCCTTCCTGGTTACTCCGAAGCGGAGGCTGCCCTGGTACATCTCCGTCATCCATGAGAAG GACCACTCTCTATTcatgatggggaaaaaaatccagcgCCTCGCTGAGCTGGAGGCCCAGGTGCAGAGGAAAGACCAGGAGATCCAGGTGCTGCGGAGGGAGAGAGAGGTCCTCAAGAAGCAGCTCAAGTCCCTCCTCAGGAGCCGGAGCCAGGAGCTGCCCATGGCCTTTCTCAACAGGGTGAGCCGGCGCCCGCGGGCA GAGTGGTCTGTGGGGCAGCTGGGCGTCCTGAAGAACATCTACAAGGACGAGGAGGAGATGCGGCACTGGATCCAG atgcaaGAGGCGTTTGCCACGATGGAGCCGGCCCAGGAGCAGCAGCTGGAGCTGGGGAgcgtggaggaggagaagggcctGGAGGAGCCGGCCCAAGCCTCAGCGAAGGGCAgcgcgggcagggcgggggtcCCCGTCTACAAGGACGCGGAG gaggaagaggaggaggaggaggacgggggtGGGTGGGAGCTTCGTGAGGAGGACGAGCACCCGGTCAGGAAGCTGTACTCGCTCACCGACTCCTTCGAGGAGGAGCTGCTGGCCCAGCTGGAGGAGTACGAGCGCATGCTCCTGGACTTCCAGAAGGAGCTCGAGCTCACCAGGACCCGGCACTCCCTGGCCGTAG GAGCCATCACATCCCTACACCGACAGATCGATTTCCAGGAGTCTCAGCTGCGCAAGGTCAACATGGAGAACGAGATGCTGAAGCGGGAGCTCCGGGAGCGgaagcagcagctgcaggccaTGTCGGACAAG TTCTCCAACCTCCGGGAGGATAAGAAGCACCTGGAGATGATGGGCCTTATCGAGAGGGAGAACCTCATCCTCCGCCAG AAAGTGGTGAACTTGGAGAGAGACATGGTGGAGCGCAACCTGGCCATCTCGCAGCTGGACAGCAGGGTGGCGGAGCTGCAGGCGCAGGTGGACCAGAGCCAGGACCACCTGCAGCGGAGAAAGCAGCTGCAGGAAGACCTGCAGCTGAGGAACGAGATGACCCAGCAGGCGGAGCAGCAAGCCCGCGTGGCCCTGGAGAGCGCCCAGTCCCGG